A window of Mangifera indica cultivar Alphonso chromosome 11, CATAS_Mindica_2.1, whole genome shotgun sequence contains these coding sequences:
- the LOC123229165 gene encoding pentatricopeptide repeat-containing protein At1g62930, chloroplastic-like isoform X4: MVSVGFRPDVVTVGGLITGLCRTDGLCKYGLVDKAKKLFSEMKSKAVNPDVITYNTLIYGLCNTSNWEEAKTLFAEMSDEGVKPNEVTFTVVMDELCKNGKIDEANGLLQLMINRVIHPNTITYNAILSGYCLAGRIEDARKLFDSMESKGCEPNVFSFNVLMDGMCLTNKIDDAKELFSLMLSKGCKPDVVSYNTMINWYCKNRKADEAICVYKEMTSKGIQPTIVTFNTLLKGFFMYGKIGHAKKLFGEMQLSNIPPNLITYTYNILIDGFCKNGCVLEAVELFHSLRNGNIYPGIFTFNSLIDGLCKTRRLNIALGLFNRWRNEGFVPNVVTYNILLYGLCKEGKLEMASNLLSDMEQNDCAPNCIIFNTLMSGFLQNNETSKVVELLHKMKERNVKPDASTASIILDLLQRYKNYSEVLNLLPVFSNQEPTDS; the protein is encoded by the exons ATGGTTTCTGTTGGATTTAGGCCTGATGTGGTTACAGTTGGGGGTTTGATCACCGGCTTGTGTCGAACAG ATGGTCTTTGCAAATATGGGTTAGTAGACAAGGCGAAGAAACTGTTTTCAGAAATGAAGTCCAAGGCTGTCAATCCAGATGTGATTACTTACAACACTTTAATTTATGGATTGTGTAATACATCTAATTGGGAGGAGGCTAAAACTTTATTTGCAGAAATGTCGGATGAAGGTGTAAAGCCTAATGAGGTGACATTTACTGTGGTTATGGATGAACTTTGTAAGAACGGGAAGATTGATGAAGCCAATGGATTGCTCCAACTAATGATTAATAGAGTTATTCACCCCAACACAATTACTTACAATGCAATTTTAAGTGGTTATTGCTTGGCAGGTAGAATTGAGGATGCAAGAAAACTATTTGATTCCATGGAAAGTAAGGGGTGTGAGCCTAATGTTTTTAGCTTCAATGTTTTAATGGATGGTATGtgcttgacaaataaaattgatgatgctaaggaattgttttctttgatgttgAGTAAGGGATGCAAACCTGATGTAGTTAGCTACAATACGATGATCAATTGGTATTGTAAGAATCGAAAAGCTGATGAAGCTATTTGTGTTTATAAGGAAATGACCTCAAAGGGAATTCAGCCAACAATCGTTACATTTAACACCTTGCTAAAAGGTTTTTTCATGTATGGTAAAATTGGACATGCAAAAAAACTATTTGGTGAGATGCAACTTAGTAATATTCCTCCCAATTTAATTACGTATACGTATAATATTCTTATTGATGGGTTTTGCAAAAATGGTTGTGTTTTGGAGGCTGTTGAACTGTTTCATTCTTTAAGAAATGGAAACATTTATCCTGGCATCTTTACTTTCAATAGTCTCATTGATGGTTTGTGCAAAACAAGAAGACTCAATATTGCTTTGGGACTATTTAACAGATGGCGCAATGAAGGATTTGTTCCAAATGTTGTGACATATAACATTCTGTTGTATGGACTTTGTAAAGAAGGGAAGTTGGAGATGGCAAGTAATTTGTTATCAGATATGGAGCAAAACGATTGTGCTCCAAATTGCATCATTTTTAATACTCTTATGTCTGGTTTCTTGCAAAATAATGAGACTTCAAAAGTGGTAGAacttcttcacaaaatgaaagagagaaatgtgaaGCCAGATGCATCCACGGCTTCAATTATTCTAGATTTACTACAAAGGTATAAAAACTACAGTGAAGTCCTAAATTTGTTGCCAGTGTTCTCAAACCAAGAACCTACGGATAGTTGA
- the LOC123229165 gene encoding pentatricopeptide repeat-containing protein At1g62930, chloroplastic-like isoform X5, which yields MKSKAVNPDVITYNTLIYGLCNTSNWEEAKTLFAEMSDEGVKPNEVTFTVVMDELCKNGKIDEANGLLQLMINRVIHPNTITYNAILSGYCLAGRIEDARKLFDSMESKGCEPNVFSFNVLMDGMCLTNKIDDAKELFSLMLSKGCKPDVVSYNTMINWYCKNRKADEAICVYKEMTSKGIQPTIVTFNTLLKGFFMYGKIGHAKKLFGEMQLSNIPPNLITYTYNILIDGFCKNGCVLEAVELFHSLRNGNIYPGIFTFNSLIDGLCKTRRLNIALGLFNRWRNEGFVPNVVTYNILLYGLCKEGKLEMASNLLSDMEQNDCAPNCIIFNTLMSGFLQNNETSKVVELLHKMKERNVKPDASTASIILDLLQRYKNYSEVLNLLPVFSNQEPTDS from the coding sequence ATGAAGTCCAAGGCTGTCAATCCAGATGTGATTACTTACAACACTTTAATTTATGGATTGTGTAATACATCTAATTGGGAGGAGGCTAAAACTTTATTTGCAGAAATGTCGGATGAAGGTGTAAAGCCTAATGAGGTGACATTTACTGTGGTTATGGATGAACTTTGTAAGAACGGGAAGATTGATGAAGCCAATGGATTGCTCCAACTAATGATTAATAGAGTTATTCACCCCAACACAATTACTTACAATGCAATTTTAAGTGGTTATTGCTTGGCAGGTAGAATTGAGGATGCAAGAAAACTATTTGATTCCATGGAAAGTAAGGGGTGTGAGCCTAATGTTTTTAGCTTCAATGTTTTAATGGATGGTATGtgcttgacaaataaaattgatgatgctaaggaattgttttctttgatgttgAGTAAGGGATGCAAACCTGATGTAGTTAGCTACAATACGATGATCAATTGGTATTGTAAGAATCGAAAAGCTGATGAAGCTATTTGTGTTTATAAGGAAATGACCTCAAAGGGAATTCAGCCAACAATCGTTACATTTAACACCTTGCTAAAAGGTTTTTTCATGTATGGTAAAATTGGACATGCAAAAAAACTATTTGGTGAGATGCAACTTAGTAATATTCCTCCCAATTTAATTACGTATACGTATAATATTCTTATTGATGGGTTTTGCAAAAATGGTTGTGTTTTGGAGGCTGTTGAACTGTTTCATTCTTTAAGAAATGGAAACATTTATCCTGGCATCTTTACTTTCAATAGTCTCATTGATGGTTTGTGCAAAACAAGAAGACTCAATATTGCTTTGGGACTATTTAACAGATGGCGCAATGAAGGATTTGTTCCAAATGTTGTGACATATAACATTCTGTTGTATGGACTTTGTAAAGAAGGGAAGTTGGAGATGGCAAGTAATTTGTTATCAGATATGGAGCAAAACGATTGTGCTCCAAATTGCATCATTTTTAATACTCTTATGTCTGGTTTCTTGCAAAATAATGAGACTTCAAAAGTGGTAGAacttcttcacaaaatgaaagagagaaatgtgaaGCCAGATGCATCCACGGCTTCAATTATTCTAGATTTACTACAAAGGTATAAAAACTACAGTGAAGTCCTAAATTTGTTGCCAGTGTTCTCAAACCAAGAACCTACGGATAGTTGA
- the LOC123229165 gene encoding pentatricopeptide repeat-containing protein At3g22470, mitochondrial-like isoform X7 — protein MSDEGVKPNEVTFTVVMDELCKNGKIDEANGLLQLMINRVIHPNTITYNAILSGYCLAGRIEDARKLFDSMESKGCEPNVFSFNVLMDGMCLTNKIDDAKELFSLMLSKGCKPDVVSYNTMINWYCKNRKADEAICVYKEMTSKGIQPTIVTFNTLLKGFFMYGKIGHAKKLFGEMQLSNIPPNLITYTYNILIDGFCKNGCVLEAVELFHSLRNGNIYPGIFTFNSLIDGLCKTRRLNIALGLFNRWRNEGFVPNVVTYNILLYGLCKEGKLEMASNLLSDMEQNDCAPNCIIFNTLMSGFLQNNETSKVVELLHKMKERNVKPDASTASIILDLLQRYKNYSEVLNLLPVFSNQEPTDS, from the coding sequence ATGTCGGATGAAGGTGTAAAGCCTAATGAGGTGACATTTACTGTGGTTATGGATGAACTTTGTAAGAACGGGAAGATTGATGAAGCCAATGGATTGCTCCAACTAATGATTAATAGAGTTATTCACCCCAACACAATTACTTACAATGCAATTTTAAGTGGTTATTGCTTGGCAGGTAGAATTGAGGATGCAAGAAAACTATTTGATTCCATGGAAAGTAAGGGGTGTGAGCCTAATGTTTTTAGCTTCAATGTTTTAATGGATGGTATGtgcttgacaaataaaattgatgatgctaaggaattgttttctttgatgttgAGTAAGGGATGCAAACCTGATGTAGTTAGCTACAATACGATGATCAATTGGTATTGTAAGAATCGAAAAGCTGATGAAGCTATTTGTGTTTATAAGGAAATGACCTCAAAGGGAATTCAGCCAACAATCGTTACATTTAACACCTTGCTAAAAGGTTTTTTCATGTATGGTAAAATTGGACATGCAAAAAAACTATTTGGTGAGATGCAACTTAGTAATATTCCTCCCAATTTAATTACGTATACGTATAATATTCTTATTGATGGGTTTTGCAAAAATGGTTGTGTTTTGGAGGCTGTTGAACTGTTTCATTCTTTAAGAAATGGAAACATTTATCCTGGCATCTTTACTTTCAATAGTCTCATTGATGGTTTGTGCAAAACAAGAAGACTCAATATTGCTTTGGGACTATTTAACAGATGGCGCAATGAAGGATTTGTTCCAAATGTTGTGACATATAACATTCTGTTGTATGGACTTTGTAAAGAAGGGAAGTTGGAGATGGCAAGTAATTTGTTATCAGATATGGAGCAAAACGATTGTGCTCCAAATTGCATCATTTTTAATACTCTTATGTCTGGTTTCTTGCAAAATAATGAGACTTCAAAAGTGGTAGAacttcttcacaaaatgaaagagagaaatgtgaaGCCAGATGCATCCACGGCTTCAATTATTCTAGATTTACTACAAAGGTATAAAAACTACAGTGAAGTCCTAAATTTGTTGCCAGTGTTCTCAAACCAAGAACCTACGGATAGTTGA